One stretch of Punica granatum isolate Tunisia-2019 chromosome 5, ASM765513v2, whole genome shotgun sequence DNA includes these proteins:
- the LOC116209250 gene encoding serine/threonine/tyrosine-protein kinase HT1 isoform X1 — MASSCFNPFRLRRSKSSKRLSSSLPSSSKARLNSDMENMERKRFDSLESWSMILDSENVETWEASKEDQEEWTADLSQLFIGNKFASGAQSRIYRGIYKQRAVAVKMVRVPNQKEETRASLEQQFKSEVAFLSRLLHPNIVQFIAACKKPPVYCIITEYMSQGNLRMYLNKKEPYSLSTETILRLALDISRGMEYLHSQGVIHRDLKSNNLLLNDEMRVKVADFGTSCLETQCRETKGNKGTYRWMAPEMIKEKPYTRKVDVYSFGIVLWELTTALLPFQGMTPVQAAFAVAEKNERPPLPASCQPALAHLIKRCWATNSAKRPDFSDIVAALEKYDECVKEGLPLTHHSPLVSRNVILNRLKDCVSMRSSVPVQA, encoded by the exons ATGGCTTCATCGTGTTTCAACCCGTTTCGTCTCCGAAGATCAAAGAGCAGCAAACGCTTGTCGTCATCCCTTCCTTCGTCTTCGAAAGCCCGCCTCAACTCCGACATGGAGAACATGGAGAGGAAGAGGTTCGACAGCCTGGAGTCATGGTCGATGATCTTGGACTCCGAGAACGTCGAGACGTGGGAGGCTTCTAAAGAGGACCAGGAGGAGTGGACTGCCGATCTCTCCCAACTCTTTATCGGGAACAAGTTTGCCTCTGGAGCCCAAAGCCGGATATACCGTGGGATTTATAAGCAGCGAGCCGTCGCCGTGAAGATGGTTCGTGTCCCGAACCAGAAGGAGGAGACTAGAGCTTCACTTGAGCAGCAGTTCAAGTCTGAAGTTGCCTTCCTCTCACGTCTCCTTCATCCTAACATTGTGCAG TTCATTGCAGCATGTAAGAAGCCACCAGTGTACTGCATCATCACAGAGTACATGTCTCAGGGAAACCTAAGGATGTACCTCAACAAGAAGGAGCCTTACTCCCTTTCGACCGAGACGATCCTAAGGCTCGCTCTCGACATCTCACGGGGAATGGAGTACCTTCACTCCCAAGGGGTGATCCACCGAGACCTCAAATCGAACAACTTACTCCTGAACGACGAGATGCGGGTCAAAGTGGCCGATTTCGGAACGTCCTGCCTGGAGACGCAGTGCAGGGAAACCAAAGGCAACAAGGGGACTTACCGGTGGATGGCGCCCGAGATGATCAAGGAGAAGCCCTACACCAGGAAGGTCGATGTTTACAGCTTTGGGATCGTTCTGTGGGAGCTCACAACCGCTCTGCTCCCGTTCCAAGGAATGACTCCCGTTCAGGCCGCTTTCGCCGTGGCGGAGAAG AACGAGAGGCCGCCTCTTCCGGCGAGCTGCCAGCCTGCTCTGGCCCACCTGATTAAGCGGTGTTGGGCGACGAACTCGGCAAAGCGGCCCGATTTCAGTGACATCGTGGCAGCTCTTGAGAAGTACGACGAATGCGTCAAGGAAGGCCTTCCCTTGACTCACCACTCACCACTAGTGAGCCGAAACGTGATCTTGAATCGATTGAAGGACTGCGTATCCATGAGATCTTCTGTCCCCGTACAGGCCTGA
- the LOC116209250 gene encoding serine/threonine/tyrosine-protein kinase HT1 isoform X2 — translation MENMERKRFDSLESWSMILDSENVETWEASKEDQEEWTADLSQLFIGNKFASGAQSRIYRGIYKQRAVAVKMVRVPNQKEETRASLEQQFKSEVAFLSRLLHPNIVQFIAACKKPPVYCIITEYMSQGNLRMYLNKKEPYSLSTETILRLALDISRGMEYLHSQGVIHRDLKSNNLLLNDEMRVKVADFGTSCLETQCRETKGNKGTYRWMAPEMIKEKPYTRKVDVYSFGIVLWELTTALLPFQGMTPVQAAFAVAEKNERPPLPASCQPALAHLIKRCWATNSAKRPDFSDIVAALEKYDECVKEGLPLTHHSPLVSRNVILNRLKDCVSMRSSVPVQA, via the exons ATGGAGAACATGGAGAGGAAGAGGTTCGACAGCCTGGAGTCATGGTCGATGATCTTGGACTCCGAGAACGTCGAGACGTGGGAGGCTTCTAAAGAGGACCAGGAGGAGTGGACTGCCGATCTCTCCCAACTCTTTATCGGGAACAAGTTTGCCTCTGGAGCCCAAAGCCGGATATACCGTGGGATTTATAAGCAGCGAGCCGTCGCCGTGAAGATGGTTCGTGTCCCGAACCAGAAGGAGGAGACTAGAGCTTCACTTGAGCAGCAGTTCAAGTCTGAAGTTGCCTTCCTCTCACGTCTCCTTCATCCTAACATTGTGCAG TTCATTGCAGCATGTAAGAAGCCACCAGTGTACTGCATCATCACAGAGTACATGTCTCAGGGAAACCTAAGGATGTACCTCAACAAGAAGGAGCCTTACTCCCTTTCGACCGAGACGATCCTAAGGCTCGCTCTCGACATCTCACGGGGAATGGAGTACCTTCACTCCCAAGGGGTGATCCACCGAGACCTCAAATCGAACAACTTACTCCTGAACGACGAGATGCGGGTCAAAGTGGCCGATTTCGGAACGTCCTGCCTGGAGACGCAGTGCAGGGAAACCAAAGGCAACAAGGGGACTTACCGGTGGATGGCGCCCGAGATGATCAAGGAGAAGCCCTACACCAGGAAGGTCGATGTTTACAGCTTTGGGATCGTTCTGTGGGAGCTCACAACCGCTCTGCTCCCGTTCCAAGGAATGACTCCCGTTCAGGCCGCTTTCGCCGTGGCGGAGAAG AACGAGAGGCCGCCTCTTCCGGCGAGCTGCCAGCCTGCTCTGGCCCACCTGATTAAGCGGTGTTGGGCGACGAACTCGGCAAAGCGGCCCGATTTCAGTGACATCGTGGCAGCTCTTGAGAAGTACGACGAATGCGTCAAGGAAGGCCTTCCCTTGACTCACCACTCACCACTAGTGAGCCGAAACGTGATCTTGAATCGATTGAAGGACTGCGTATCCATGAGATCTTCTGTCCCCGTACAGGCCTGA